The proteins below come from a single Streptomyces sp. M92 genomic window:
- a CDS encoding DUF4129 domain-containing protein: MSRAGGVLTEVLSRTAARSVSHAGDRPVLSLPHSGDEPPVTIPRDPAREAARRELSKRMYHENDPSWFQQALNAFWDWIDELFSSASSATPGGALGLVVVIVAVVTLLGALWWRLGTPRRQPVSAPALFDDRPRSAADHRAAADAHAAQGHWNQAVQERMRAVVRALEERALLDARPGRTADEAAREAGRALPDHGERLRAAARDFDDVTYGGRPGTEQSYQRLTELDRDLERSKPQLATSTAGGTADAAERDTRPGAAE; this comes from the coding sequence GTGAGCCGGGCGGGGGGAGTTCTCACAGAGGTGCTGTCACGCACCGCCGCACGGTCGGTGTCGCACGCCGGCGACCGCCCCGTGCTGTCGCTGCCACACTCCGGCGACGAACCTCCGGTGACCATCCCGCGCGACCCCGCGCGGGAGGCAGCCCGGCGGGAGCTGTCCAAGCGGATGTACCACGAGAACGACCCCAGCTGGTTCCAGCAGGCCCTGAACGCCTTCTGGGACTGGATCGACGAGCTGTTCAGCAGCGCGTCCTCCGCCACCCCGGGAGGAGCGCTCGGCCTCGTCGTCGTCATCGTGGCCGTCGTGACCCTGCTCGGCGCCCTCTGGTGGCGGCTGGGCACCCCCCGCCGCCAGCCGGTCTCCGCCCCCGCCCTGTTCGACGACCGCCCCCGCAGCGCCGCCGACCACCGGGCCGCAGCCGACGCGCACGCCGCCCAGGGCCACTGGAACCAGGCCGTCCAGGAACGCATGCGGGCCGTCGTCCGCGCCCTGGAGGAACGCGCCCTCCTCGACGCCCGCCCCGGCCGTACCGCCGACGAAGCCGCCCGCGAGGCGGGCCGCGCCCTGCCCGACCACGGCGAGCGGCTGCGCGCCGCCGCCCGGGACTTCGACGACGTCACGTACGGCGGACGCCCCGGCACCGAGCAGTCGTACCAGCGGCTCACCGAACTCGACCGCGACCTGGAACGCAGCAAGCCGCAACTGGCGACCAGCACGGCCGGCGGGACGGCCGACGCCGCGGAGCGCGACACCCGCCCGGGAGCCGCCGAATGA
- a CDS encoding DUF4350 domain-containing protein translates to MTTEATLPTTSASPSARQVWTRARGITLALVVLLAGAVAIAVVRSDARHGQLDPRSADPYGSRAVAELLADRGVSTRVVTTLDDARAAAGPDTTLLVAVPDLLSERQQTQLHSATEGSGGRTLLVAPGGPAVERLAPGVTADPALSFDSTLAPACDLPAARRAGSADTGGLRYSSSHIEADACYPSRRLATLLRIPDAAGEPAREGTPGDTVVLGAPDILYNNHLDEHGNASLALQLLGSREHLVWYLPSVSDTTAPDDERSFFDLLPSGWLWGTLQLFIAAALAALWRARRLGPLVPEKLPVAVRASETAEGRARLYRKANARDRAATALRSATRTRLAPLVGTPVAQAHTPEALLPALSAHLRGEHGDGQTLHSLLFGPPPGDDAALIALADQLDALEREVRRP, encoded by the coding sequence ATGACCACCGAGGCCACGCTCCCCACCACCTCGGCCTCGCCCAGCGCCCGCCAGGTGTGGACCCGCGCCCGGGGCATCACCCTCGCGCTCGTCGTCCTGCTCGCCGGCGCCGTCGCGATCGCCGTCGTCCGCTCCGACGCCCGGCACGGCCAGCTCGACCCGCGCTCCGCCGACCCCTACGGCAGCCGGGCCGTCGCCGAACTCCTCGCCGACCGGGGCGTGTCCACCCGTGTGGTCACCACCCTGGACGACGCCCGCGCCGCCGCGGGCCCCGACACCACCCTCCTGGTCGCCGTCCCCGACCTCCTCTCCGAACGCCAGCAGACACAGCTGCACTCCGCCACCGAAGGGTCCGGTGGCCGCACCCTCCTCGTGGCTCCCGGCGGCCCCGCCGTCGAACGCCTCGCCCCCGGCGTCACCGCCGACCCCGCGCTCAGCTTCGACTCGACGCTGGCCCCCGCCTGCGACCTGCCCGCCGCCCGCCGCGCGGGCTCCGCCGACACGGGCGGCCTCCGCTACAGCAGCAGCCACATCGAGGCCGACGCCTGCTACCCCAGCCGACGCCTGGCCACCCTGCTCCGCATCCCCGACGCAGCCGGTGAACCGGCCCGGGAGGGCACCCCCGGCGACACCGTCGTCCTCGGCGCCCCCGACATCCTCTACAACAACCACCTCGACGAGCACGGCAACGCCTCGCTCGCCCTGCAACTCCTCGGCTCCCGCGAACACCTGGTCTGGTACCTCCCCTCGGTCTCCGACACCACGGCACCGGACGACGAACGCAGCTTCTTCGACCTGCTCCCCTCCGGTTGGCTCTGGGGCACTCTGCAACTCTTCATCGCCGCGGCCCTCGCGGCCCTCTGGCGGGCGCGCCGGCTCGGCCCCCTGGTGCCCGAGAAACTCCCCGTGGCGGTCCGCGCCTCCGAAACCGCCGAAGGCCGCGCCCGCCTCTACCGCAAGGCCAACGCCCGCGACCGCGCGGCCACCGCTCTTCGCTCCGCCACCCGCACCCGCCTCGCCCCCCTCGTAGGCACCCCCGTCGCCCAGGCACACACGCCCGAGGCTCTGCTCCCCGCCCTGTCCGCCCACCTCCGCGGCGAACACGGCGACGGACAGACCCTGCACTCCCTCCTCTTCGGCCCGCCGCCCGGCGACGACGCGGCCCTCATCGCCCTCGCCGACCAACTCGACGCCCTCGAAAGAGAGGTACGCCGTCCATGA
- a CDS encoding AAA family ATPase: MDPTTDNAGQTGDAGNARAALEALRAEIAKAVVGQDAAVTGLVVALLCRGHVLLEGVPGVAKTLLVRALAAATELDTKRVQFTPDLMPSDVTGSLVYDARTAEFSFQPGPVFTNLLLADEINRTPPKTQSSLLEAMEERQVTVDGTPRLLPEPFLVAATQNPVEYEGTYPLPEAQLDRFLLKLTVPLPSRQDEIDVLTRHASGFNPRDLHAAGVRPVANATDLEAARAEVAKTSVSPEITAYVVDVCRATRESPSLTLGVSPRGATALLSTARAWAWLTGRDYVTPDDVKALALPTLRHRVQLRPEAEMEGVTTDSVINAILAHVPVPR, translated from the coding sequence ATGGACCCGACCACTGACAACGCCGGGCAGACCGGGGACGCGGGCAACGCCCGTGCCGCCCTGGAGGCCCTGCGCGCCGAGATCGCCAAGGCCGTGGTCGGCCAGGACGCCGCCGTCACCGGCCTCGTCGTAGCGCTCCTGTGCCGCGGCCACGTCCTCCTCGAAGGCGTCCCCGGCGTCGCCAAGACCCTCCTCGTCCGCGCCCTGGCCGCCGCTACGGAACTCGACACCAAACGCGTCCAGTTCACCCCGGACCTCATGCCGAGCGACGTGACCGGCTCCCTGGTCTACGATGCCCGCACCGCCGAGTTCTCCTTCCAGCCCGGCCCGGTCTTCACCAACCTCCTCCTCGCCGACGAGATCAACCGCACGCCCCCCAAGACCCAGTCGTCCCTCCTCGAAGCGATGGAGGAACGCCAGGTCACCGTCGACGGCACCCCTCGCCTCCTCCCGGAGCCCTTCCTGGTCGCGGCGACCCAGAACCCGGTCGAGTACGAGGGCACCTACCCCCTCCCGGAAGCCCAGCTGGACCGCTTCCTCCTCAAGCTCACCGTCCCCCTCCCCTCCCGCCAGGACGAGATCGACGTCCTCACCCGCCACGCCTCCGGCTTCAACCCGCGCGACCTGCACGCCGCCGGCGTACGCCCCGTCGCGAACGCCACCGACCTGGAGGCAGCCCGCGCGGAGGTCGCCAAGACATCCGTCTCCCCGGAGATCACGGCCTACGTCGTCGACGTCTGCCGCGCCACCCGCGAGTCGCCGTCCCTCACCCTCGGCGTCTCCCCGCGCGGAGCCACGGCACTGCTCTCGACGGCACGCGCGTGGGCATGGCTCACGGGCCGCGACTACGTCACCCCGGACGACGTGAAGGCCCTGGCCCTCCCCACGCTCCGCCACCGTGTCCAGCTCCGCCCCGAGGCTGAGATGGAGGGCGTGACCACGGACTCCGTGATCAACGCGATCCTCGCCCACGTCCCCGTCCCCCGCTGA
- a CDS encoding DUF58 domain-containing protein, translated as MALTGRAALLAALGSLPVGIWDPSWTGILAVNGPLAVACACDFALAAPVRRLLLTRSGDTSTRLGDTADVTLTLTNPSNRPLRAHLRDAWPPSSWQRGTETAASRHHLTVPAGERRRVTTRLRPTRRGDRQADRVTIRSFGPLGLFTRQGTHRVPWTVRVLPPFTSRKHLPSKLSRLRELDGRTSVLTRGEGTEFDSLREYVPGDDTRSIDWRATARQSAVAVRTWRPERDRHILLVLDTGRTSAGRVGDAPRLDASMDAALLLAALASRAGDRVDLLAYDRRVRALVQGRTAGDVLPSLVNTMATLEPELVETDARGLTATALRSAPRRSLIVLLTTLDAAPIEEGLLPVLPQLTQRHTVLVASVADPYISRMAKARGTTDAVYEAAAAAQAQAERDRTAEQLHRHGVSVVDAVPDELAPALADAYLELKAAGRL; from the coding sequence ATGGCGCTCACCGGACGCGCCGCGCTCCTCGCGGCCCTGGGCTCGCTCCCCGTCGGCATCTGGGACCCGAGCTGGACCGGCATCCTCGCCGTCAACGGTCCGCTCGCCGTAGCCTGCGCCTGCGACTTCGCCCTGGCCGCCCCCGTGCGACGCCTGCTTCTGACCCGATCCGGCGACACCTCGACGCGCCTGGGCGACACCGCCGACGTCACCCTCACGCTCACCAACCCGTCCAACCGACCGCTCCGTGCCCACCTCCGAGACGCCTGGCCGCCCAGCAGCTGGCAGCGGGGCACGGAGACGGCGGCCTCCCGCCATCACCTGACGGTGCCCGCCGGTGAGCGCCGACGCGTCACCACCCGCCTGCGCCCCACCCGCCGGGGCGACCGTCAGGCCGACCGGGTCACCATCCGCTCCTTCGGCCCCCTCGGCCTCTTCACTCGACAGGGCACCCACCGGGTCCCCTGGACGGTGCGTGTCCTTCCCCCCTTCACCAGCCGCAAGCACCTCCCCTCCAAGCTCTCCCGTCTCCGGGAACTCGACGGCCGCACCAGCGTGCTCACGCGTGGAGAGGGGACGGAGTTCGACAGCCTGCGCGAGTACGTCCCCGGAGACGACACCCGTTCCATCGACTGGCGCGCCACGGCCCGCCAGTCCGCCGTCGCGGTACGCACCTGGCGCCCCGAACGTGACCGGCACATCCTGCTCGTCCTCGACACCGGCCGCACTTCTGCCGGCCGTGTCGGCGACGCCCCGCGCCTCGACGCGTCCATGGACGCCGCTCTGCTCCTGGCCGCCCTGGCCTCCCGCGCCGGCGACCGCGTCGACCTCCTCGCGTACGACCGTCGTGTACGGGCCCTCGTCCAGGGCCGCACGGCGGGCGACGTACTCCCTTCCCTGGTCAACACGATGGCGACCCTGGAACCGGAGCTCGTGGAGACCGACGCACGCGGCCTCACCGCCACCGCACTGCGGTCCGCCCCCCGCCGCTCCCTGATCGTCCTTCTGACCACACTCGACGCGGCCCCGATCGAAGAGGGCCTGCTCCCCGTCCTGCCACAACTCACCCAGCGCCACACCGTCCTCGTAGCGTCGGTGGCCGATCCGTACATCTCCCGGATGGCCAAGGCCCGTGGGACCACGGACGCCGTCTATGAAGCAGCGGCGGCGGCGCAGGCTCAGGCAGAGCGGGACCGCACCGCAGAGCAGCTCCACCGGCACGGAGTCTCGGTCGTCGACGCGGTCCCTGACGAGCTGGCCCCGGCTCTGGCCGACGCCTATCTGGAACTCAAGGCGGCAGGACGCCTGTAA
- a CDS encoding response regulator, with protein MTTVLIADDQPLQRFGFRMLLESQDDMTVVGEAANGAEAARMAAELHPDVVLMDVRMPGLDGIEATRRIVASGGRTRILILTTFDLDEYAYAGLRAGASGFLVKDAQPEELLSGIRAVASGDAVVAPSLTRRLLDAYVHHLPAPAADTPDSPDARLAALTDRESEILRVLGLGWTNTEIAERLHLAESTVKTHVGRILAKTGSRDRVQAVILAYDTKLVKPS; from the coding sequence GTGACCACCGTCCTCATCGCCGACGACCAGCCTCTCCAGCGGTTCGGTTTCCGGATGCTGCTGGAGAGCCAGGACGACATGACGGTCGTCGGGGAGGCGGCCAACGGCGCGGAAGCCGCCCGCATGGCGGCCGAACTCCACCCCGACGTCGTCCTCATGGACGTCCGTATGCCCGGCCTGGACGGAATCGAGGCCACCCGCCGCATCGTCGCCTCCGGAGGCCGCACCCGGATCCTCATCCTCACGACCTTCGATCTCGACGAGTACGCCTACGCCGGTCTGCGCGCCGGCGCCTCCGGCTTCCTCGTCAAGGACGCCCAGCCCGAAGAACTGCTCTCCGGCATCCGGGCCGTGGCCTCCGGCGACGCCGTGGTGGCCCCGAGCCTCACCCGCCGCCTGCTCGACGCCTACGTCCACCATCTGCCGGCTCCTGCTGCGGATACGCCGGACTCCCCCGATGCACGCCTGGCCGCCCTCACCGACCGGGAGAGCGAGATCCTGCGCGTCCTGGGCCTCGGCTGGACCAACACGGAGATAGCGGAGCGCCTGCACCTGGCCGAGTCGACGGTGAAGACGCACGTGGGCCGCATCCTCGCCAAGACCGGCTCACGCGACCGCGTCCAAGCGGTCATCCTGGCGTACGACACGAAACTCGTGAAACCGTCCTGA
- a CDS encoding sensor histidine kinase — protein sequence MEPVTEERAADPLTEHVQRVVRRVRAFDRRRPLVWDLHLTAFWVTAGLIDYTGGGWRNIAHNLDVPGWLLLAMTLGFTVPLLWRRSHPGAVLLAMAPVAVVNAWTGAILQAAMLQLLVVFHIALRRPLRSLCWATPLVLTQVLVSGLRHGDSAGSWNQQFGSQLLSIGVATLIGVTVRTRRNYTAALEDRAQRLEVERDQQAQLAAAAERARIAREMHDIIGHNLSVITGLADGGRYAATKSPERAAQALDAIGNTSRQAMGELRRLLDVLRDDEQSRQEPAELAPQPSLTDLAPLIDGVRRAGLPVRTTVDGRPALPAGRQLAVYRVIQEALTNTLKHAGPDATADIDLSYGDGGAVTLTITDTGRAAPAATTDGRGLPGMRERTALYGGTLEAGPRPRPEQGWRVHLHLPEESPQ from the coding sequence ATGGAGCCCGTGACCGAGGAAAGAGCCGCCGACCCCCTCACCGAGCACGTCCAACGCGTCGTCCGCCGGGTACGGGCCTTCGACCGGCGCCGACCGCTCGTCTGGGACCTGCACCTCACCGCCTTCTGGGTCACGGCCGGCCTCATCGACTACACCGGCGGCGGCTGGCGCAACATCGCCCACAACCTGGACGTCCCCGGCTGGCTGCTGCTCGCCATGACCCTGGGCTTCACGGTCCCTCTCCTGTGGCGCCGCAGCCACCCGGGGGCGGTGCTGCTCGCGATGGCCCCGGTCGCCGTCGTCAACGCCTGGACCGGCGCCATCCTCCAGGCGGCCATGCTCCAGCTCCTCGTCGTCTTCCACATCGCCCTGCGCCGGCCCCTGCGCTCCCTGTGCTGGGCGACTCCCCTGGTGCTCACACAGGTCCTCGTCTCCGGCCTCCGGCACGGGGACAGCGCCGGCTCCTGGAACCAGCAGTTCGGCTCCCAGCTCCTCTCCATCGGCGTGGCGACCCTCATCGGCGTCACGGTCCGCACCCGCCGGAACTACACCGCCGCCCTCGAGGACCGCGCCCAGCGCCTGGAGGTCGAACGCGACCAGCAGGCCCAGCTCGCCGCCGCCGCGGAACGCGCCCGCATCGCCCGCGAGATGCACGACATCATCGGCCACAACCTCTCCGTCATCACCGGCCTCGCGGACGGCGGCCGGTACGCCGCCACCAAGTCCCCGGAGCGCGCCGCGCAGGCCCTCGACGCGATCGGCAACACCAGCCGCCAGGCCATGGGCGAACTCCGTCGTCTGCTCGACGTCCTGCGCGACGACGAGCAGAGCCGCCAGGAACCGGCCGAGCTGGCTCCCCAGCCCTCCCTCACCGACCTCGCCCCGCTCATCGACGGCGTCCGCCGGGCCGGTCTCCCCGTCCGCACCACCGTGGACGGCCGGCCCGCCCTCCCCGCAGGCCGCCAGCTCGCCGTCTACCGCGTGATCCAGGAGGCCCTGACCAACACCCTCAAACACGCGGGCCCCGACGCCACCGCCGACATCGACCTCTCCTACGGCGACGGCGGCGCCGTCACCCTCACGATCACGGACACGGGCCGCGCCGCCCCCGCCGCCACGACCGACGGCCGGGGACTTCCCGGGATGCGGGAGCGGACCGCCCTGTACGGCGGCACACTTGAGGCCGGCCCGCGTCCCCGCCCCGAGCAGGGCTGGCGCGTCCATCTACACCTCCCGGAGGAGTCCCCGCAGTGA